A DNA window from Parabacteroides johnsonii DSM 18315 contains the following coding sequences:
- a CDS encoding YncE family protein, with product MNTRKYMFKNSLVACFACCCLSFASAGNPPFFPTDVVTNAKGELLMTDKGVKRVDVFSPDGKTLLRSFPMDEPPTGILVDGDKAYVTTFGTTGHLQILSLESGRVEASIPTGSGACHPMFGPDKKHIYVCNQFQTTISEIDPVARKVMRTVKVLREPKSAVFSKDGKYMFVTNFLPAQRADLDYVAACVSVIEMDGFTKVKDIQLANGSNALRGICITPDGKYIYVSHNLGRFTVPTSQLQQGWMNTSAFSVIDVDKQEFLGAIVVDEPERGAAGIWSIACNEESVFISHSGTHEVSVIDHKAMLEKFLNYPNKAVLDYDLTFLYGLRERIPLEGNGPRNMILNGDKLIIPTYFADVLNIMDINTNEVTSVELNPGREETAENKGERYFNDASHCFQNWQSCNGCHPGDARTDGMNWDLMNDGVGNSKNCKSMLFSHVTPPNMISGIREHAERAVRAGFNFIQFYDVSEEDAVCVDAYMKSLRPVPSPYLVNGELSDLAKEGQKVFEKLKCGECHSGVYYTDMKYHRIGEDIEFEKGWDTPTLREVWRTAPYLFDGRAATMKEVFSVHKHGIEKKVSEKDIEALTEYVNSL from the coding sequence ATGAACACACGAAAATACATGTTTAAAAACTCACTGGTGGCTTGTTTTGCCTGCTGTTGCCTCTCCTTTGCTTCAGCAGGCAACCCACCATTCTTCCCGACAGATGTCGTGACGAATGCCAAAGGTGAGTTGTTGATGACGGATAAGGGGGTAAAGCGGGTTGATGTTTTTTCGCCTGATGGTAAGACATTGCTGCGCTCTTTCCCGATGGACGAGCCGCCTACCGGTATCCTTGTGGATGGCGATAAGGCGTATGTGACTACATTCGGGACGACAGGCCATTTACAGATCCTGTCGCTCGAATCGGGAAGGGTAGAGGCTTCCATTCCGACCGGTTCGGGAGCATGCCATCCGATGTTCGGTCCGGACAAGAAGCATATATATGTATGTAACCAGTTCCAGACCACGATCTCCGAAATCGATCCGGTGGCCCGTAAGGTGATGCGTACGGTGAAGGTGTTGCGCGAACCGAAGTCCGCCGTGTTCAGCAAGGACGGCAAATATATGTTTGTCACGAACTTCCTCCCTGCACAGCGGGCTGATCTCGATTATGTGGCCGCTTGTGTCTCCGTCATCGAAATGGATGGTTTCACGAAGGTGAAGGACATCCAGTTGGCAAACGGAAGCAACGCCCTCCGCGGAATCTGTATAACGCCCGACGGCAAATATATATATGTATCTCATAACTTAGGGCGTTTCACCGTTCCTACTTCTCAGTTGCAGCAGGGATGGATGAACACGAGTGCTTTCAGTGTGATCGATGTCGACAAGCAGGAGTTCCTGGGAGCCATCGTCGTGGATGAGCCCGAACGGGGTGCGGCCGGTATCTGGAGTATTGCCTGTAACGAAGAGTCTGTCTTCATCTCCCATTCGGGAACACACGAGGTCAGCGTGATCGACCATAAGGCGATGTTGGAGAAGTTCCTGAACTATCCCAATAAGGCGGTGTTGGATTACGACCTGACTTTCTTATACGGCCTTCGCGAACGTATCCCGCTGGAGGGGAACGGTCCTCGTAATATGATCCTGAACGGTGATAAGCTGATTATCCCGACTTACTTTGCCGATGTCCTGAACATAATGGATATCAATACGAACGAAGTGACGTCGGTCGAACTGAATCCCGGACGCGAAGAAACGGCTGAAAACAAGGGCGAACGCTACTTCAACGATGCTTCGCACTGCTTCCAGAACTGGCAGAGCTGTAACGGCTGCCATCCGGGAGATGCCCGGACGGACGGTATGAACTGGGATTTGATGAACGACGGTGTCGGCAACTCCAAGAACTGCAAGAGCATGCTCTTTAGCCATGTGACTCCTCCCAACATGATTTCCGGTATCCGTGAACATGCAGAACGGGCTGTGCGGGCCGGCTTTAACTTTATCCAGTTTTATGATGTTTCCGAAGAAGATGCCGTTTGTGTGGATGCCTACATGAAATCACTTCGTCCCGTGCCCAGTCCTTACTTGGTGAACGGCGAGTTGTCTGATTTGGCAAAGGAAGGGCAGAAGGTTTTCGAAAAGTTGAAATGCGGGGAATGCCATAGCGGTGTCTACTATACGGATATGAAATACCACCGTATCGGTGAAGATATAGAGTTCGAAAAAGGTTGGGATACTCCGACTTTGCGTGAGGTGTGGCGTACGGCTCCTTATTTGTTCGACGGACGTGCCGCTACCATGAAAGAGGTGTTCAGTGTCCATAAGCACGGCATCGAGAAAAAAGTCTCAGAGAAAGATATCGAAGCATTAACCGAATATGTGAACTCTTTATGA
- a CDS encoding ABC transporter permease, whose amino-acid sequence MLKYLLEKEFKQIKRDRFLPRIIFLLPVIQLMVLPFAANFEMRNINLSIVDNDHTVLSRRLTEKVLSSGYFRLADVSPRYDEALASIESNAADIILEIPSRFEERLGREGTAELLIAANAVNGTKGGIGSSYLASIIQDFNQEKSLLPVSAGEGGIRVTNLFNPHLNYKNYMVPGIMAFLLTLIGGFLSALNIVSEKEKGTIEQINVTPVPKALFLLSKLIPFWVIGLILLTIGACIAWLVYGLLPVGNMGIIYLFAAVYLIAFTGFGLAISSVSSTQQQAMFTAFFFMIIFVLLSGMFTPVSSMPVWAQELTRINPLRYLVEVMRMVYLKGSTLSDLTGHFIAVCLFAVFFNILAIVSYKKS is encoded by the coding sequence ATGCTGAAATATTTGTTGGAGAAGGAGTTCAAGCAGATCAAACGGGACCGTTTCCTGCCCCGTATCATCTTCCTGTTGCCGGTCATACAACTGATGGTCCTTCCTTTTGCCGCTAATTTCGAGATGCGGAATATCAATCTGAGTATTGTCGACAACGACCATACTGTCCTTTCCCGGAGGCTGACAGAGAAAGTTCTTTCTTCCGGCTACTTCCGTCTGGCGGATGTTTCGCCCCGCTATGACGAGGCTTTAGCTTCCATCGAAAGCAACGCCGCCGATATCATCCTCGAAATCCCGTCCCGTTTTGAAGAACGGTTGGGGCGGGAGGGAACGGCCGAGCTTCTGATTGCCGCCAATGCAGTGAACGGGACGAAGGGGGGAATCGGCAGTTCCTACCTCGCGTCCATCATCCAGGATTTCAATCAGGAGAAGAGTCTTTTGCCCGTATCGGCCGGAGAGGGCGGAATCCGTGTCACGAACCTGTTCAACCCGCATCTGAATTATAAGAACTATATGGTTCCTGGTATCATGGCCTTCCTGCTGACGCTTATCGGAGGTTTCCTTTCCGCCCTGAACATCGTGAGCGAAAAGGAGAAAGGAACGATCGAACAGATCAACGTGACACCTGTCCCGAAAGCTCTGTTCCTGCTCTCCAAGCTGATACCGTTTTGGGTGATCGGTCTTATCCTGCTCACGATAGGCGCCTGTATTGCCTGGCTTGTCTACGGGTTGTTGCCGGTGGGCAATATGGGGATCATCTATTTGTTTGCGGCCGTCTACCTGATAGCGTTTACCGGCTTCGGTCTGGCGATCTCGTCCGTCTCGTCCACCCAGCAGCAGGCGATGTTCACGGCTTTCTTCTTTATGATCATTTTTGTCCTCCTGAGCGGTATGTTCACACCGGTCAGCAGTATGCCGGTCTGGGCGCAGGAACTGACACGTATCAATCCGCTCCGCTATTTAGTCGAAGTGATGCGGATGGTTTATCTGAAAGGCAGCACTTTGTCAGACCTCACCGGGCACTTCATTGCCGTTTGCCTGTTTGCTGTGTTCTTTAACATATTGGCTATCGTCAGCTACAAGAAGAGTTGA
- a CDS encoding chorismate transformation enzyme, FkbO/Hyg5 family, which produces MNYCDKIHYNIYTTGLATFGEMVDALLAQLPGDEQILRLAFFGMPSDNEQYVSRRIMLREKIRKSYGNHEPVLSYVSQPPLNAGLILEVHSYKANEDDHITFRRHGGFPYVMLENADGRFLFAGGFHGDVINFGIQQQSAEVFHMMGEVMRREGFPINSIIRQWNYIEQITRFDGPDQHYQMFNNARADFYGKTDWNNGYPAATGIGANLGGILVDLDAAVFARPECYATPIDNKLQIAAHAYSDQVLEAAQQKKATPKFERAKSMTFDGRRIVYISGTAAIRGEESLVGVGLGRQLHITMENIDQLIGKAKLKMLRVYLKEKSFYEEARELLEGYNLNIPISYMWADVCRDELLIEIEGIAIE; this is translated from the coding sequence ATGAATTATTGCGATAAAATACATTATAATATCTATACGACCGGGCTGGCTACCTTTGGTGAGATGGTAGACGCCCTGCTGGCACAGTTGCCTGGGGACGAGCAGATCCTCCGTCTGGCATTCTTCGGCATGCCGAGCGACAACGAGCAATATGTCTCCCGTCGTATCATGCTGCGCGAGAAGATCCGTAAATCCTACGGGAATCATGAACCGGTTCTGAGCTACGTTTCACAGCCTCCTCTGAATGCCGGATTGATCCTGGAGGTCCATAGCTACAAAGCGAACGAAGACGATCATATCACCTTCCGCCGTCATGGTGGTTTCCCGTATGTCATGCTGGAAAATGCCGACGGCCGTTTCCTCTTTGCCGGAGGTTTCCACGGAGATGTGATAAACTTCGGTATCCAGCAACAGTCTGCCGAGGTGTTCCATATGATGGGAGAGGTGATGCGCCGGGAAGGTTTCCCCATAAACAGCATCATCCGCCAGTGGAACTATATCGAGCAGATCACCCGCTTCGACGGGCCTGACCAGCATTACCAGATGTTCAACAACGCCCGCGCCGATTTCTATGGAAAGACGGACTGGAACAACGGTTATCCGGCTGCTACCGGTATCGGAGCCAACTTGGGTGGTATCCTGGTCGACTTGGATGCAGCCGTATTCGCCCGCCCCGAATGTTACGCCACACCGATCGACAATAAGTTGCAGATAGCTGCCCATGCCTATTCGGACCAGGTCCTCGAAGCTGCCCAGCAGAAGAAGGCGACACCTAAGTTCGAACGGGCCAAGAGCATGACTTTCGATGGCCGTCGGATCGTCTACATTTCCGGTACGGCCGCTATCCGCGGAGAAGAAAGCCTGGTAGGGGTAGGACTCGGACGCCAGCTCCATATCACGATGGAAAACATCGATCAGCTGATCGGTAAAGCGAAGCTGAAAATGCTGCGTGTCTATCTGAAAGAGAAATCCTTCTATGAGGAAGCACGCGAACTGCTGGAAGGATATAATTTGAATATCCCCATATCTTATATGTGGGCGGACGTTTGCCGGGATGAGTTATTGATCGAAATAGA
- a CDS encoding IclR family transcriptional regulator, which yields MESVIPNMEKAEENYKVPNLEKGIAVLEYLSLHTQGETLQDIKSALDISQTTAYRILNTLVRLDYLIYNEDTKRYKLSRKLLTLGFRSLNEHNLLETVLPRLRDLRDQVKETACFGVLGDRKGIFIEQAQGHHTFRFILSPGKPFDLHCSAPGKAIMAYLPNTVRDRYLSYMEFTRYNARTITTRDAYLEELERVRKLGYAMDNEEELNGVICIGAPIFNYTGYPCGAIWISGPKDRLSKEVVRASADCIRKVAQTISLELGYSKAKKI from the coding sequence ATGGAAAGCGTTATTCCAAATATGGAAAAAGCAGAAGAGAACTACAAGGTTCCGAATCTCGAAAAAGGGATCGCTGTACTTGAGTACTTGTCGCTTCACACCCAGGGTGAGACGCTTCAGGATATCAAGTCCGCCCTTGATATTTCGCAGACCACGGCCTACCGTATTTTAAATACGTTGGTCCGTCTGGATTATTTGATTTATAATGAAGATACAAAACGGTACAAGTTATCCCGTAAATTGCTAACTTTGGGATTCAGATCACTGAACGAACACAATTTGTTGGAAACTGTTTTGCCTCGTTTACGCGATTTGCGCGATCAGGTAAAAGAGACGGCATGCTTCGGCGTGCTGGGAGACCGGAAAGGTATCTTTATCGAGCAGGCACAGGGACATCATACGTTCCGTTTTATCCTCTCGCCGGGGAAACCTTTCGATTTGCATTGTTCGGCTCCGGGAAAGGCGATCATGGCGTATCTGCCGAATACAGTCCGGGACCGGTATTTGTCTTATATGGAATTTACACGCTACAACGCCCGGACTATTACTACACGTGACGCTTATCTGGAGGAACTTGAAAGAGTCCGGAAATTGGGCTATGCTATGGATAACGAGGAAGAGTTGAACGGTGTGATTTGCATCGGGGCGCCTATCTTTAATTATACGGGTTATCCCTGCGGGGCAATCTGGATCTCAGGTCCGAAGGACCGACTGTCGAAAGAGGTCGTACGGGCTTCGGCAGACTGTATAAGGAAAGTGGCCCAGACGATTTCTCTTGAGTTGGGATATAGTAAAGCAAAAAAAATATAA
- a CDS encoding ABC transporter permease, with translation MESWGAFVRKEFIHIFRDKRTMMILLLMPIVLIVLFGYAITTEVKRVPIAILDQSRDEVTQKMISHFAASEYFELYKMIDSEEEGQVLFRQGKIRMALIVESGKVKGESEIQLLVDATDPNEATQLSAYATQIAVESGKLKVESENANSDAKQLSPFTFHLSTGKGIVPTISLLYNPQMKGAYNFVPGVMGLILILICAMMTSVGIVKEKEIGTMEVLLVSPMKPVYIILAKATPYLLLSLVNIATILALSYFLLDVPINGSLSLLVCVSVLYALVALCLGLLISTIADTQQAAMLISAVVLMLPIILLSGMMFPIENMPVILQVISNIVPAKWYIIAVKDIMIKGLGFGSVLQEVGVLVLMAVVLIGLSVKRFKIRL, from the coding sequence ATGGAGAGTTGGGGAGCTTTTGTTAGAAAGGAATTTATCCACATCTTCCGTGACAAGCGGACGATGATGATCTTGCTGTTGATGCCTATTGTCCTGATCGTCCTTTTCGGCTATGCCATCACGACGGAGGTCAAGCGTGTGCCTATCGCAATCCTGGATCAGAGCCGGGACGAGGTGACGCAGAAGATGATTTCCCATTTTGCCGCCAGCGAGTATTTCGAACTCTATAAGATGATCGATAGCGAAGAAGAAGGCCAGGTCCTTTTCCGCCAGGGAAAAATCAGGATGGCTTTAATAGTGGAAAGTGGAAAGGTGAAAGGTGAAAGTGAAATCCAGTTATTAGTCGACGCGACCGATCCGAACGAAGCGACGCAGCTATCTGCATATGCTACGCAGATAGCAGTTGAAAGTGGAAAGTTGAAAGTTGAAAGTGAAAATGCAAATAGCGACGCGAAGCAACTTTCACCTTTCACCTTTCACCTTTCAACTGGCAAAGGAATTGTGCCAACAATTTCTTTGCTCTACAACCCCCAAATGAAAGGCGCGTACAACTTCGTGCCCGGTGTCATGGGACTGATTCTGATTCTGATCTGTGCCATGATGACCTCCGTCGGGATTGTGAAGGAGAAAGAGATCGGGACGATGGAAGTGCTTCTTGTCTCTCCGATGAAACCGGTCTATATCATTCTGGCCAAAGCGACTCCCTATTTGTTGCTGAGCTTGGTGAATATCGCTACTATTCTGGCTTTGTCGTATTTCCTGCTGGATGTGCCGATTAATGGCAGCCTGTCCCTGTTGGTGTGCGTATCTGTCCTCTACGCTTTGGTAGCGTTGTGCCTGGGACTGCTGATCTCGACGATAGCCGACACCCAGCAGGCCGCCATGCTGATCAGTGCTGTTGTCCTGATGCTCCCTATCATATTGCTGAGCGGGATGATGTTCCCGATCGAGAATATGCCGGTGATCCTGCAAGTCATTTCCAATATCGTACCGGCCAAATGGTATATCATCGCCGTGAAAGATATCATGATAAAGGGTCTGGGCTTCGGTTCCGTCCTGCAGGAAGTAGGCGTATTGGTCCTGATGGCAGTCGTGCTGATAGGACTAAGTGTGAAACGTTTTAAAATACGATTATAA